Part of the Erwinia amylovora genome is shown below.
TACCCTGAAGGGCCACTGGATGGCGGAGCTGGGATTTGATACCGGGCAGAAGATCGAGGTGATCACCGAGCCGGGACAGCTGATTATCCGACTGGCGGGGGAAGGGTAACTTACTGACTATAAAGTAAAATCCCGGCTCGGTGGCCGGGATACTGATCATTCAATAGCAGTTGCTACATATTGCTCAATAATATGAACATCTTCAACATTACATTCTGGGTAGATCCATTTTTCCCAGTTGTTAATAACCCATTCTGTGCTCAATCCATTTCCTTCGTCTGAAATACTTTCCATTGGAAATTTTACTAAACATAGGCCAGCCTTGTAACCGGATGAAATAATTAAACCATATGGACGTTCATCGTCCTGCGTTTCAAATACCATAAAATCAACCAACTTTTCATAAGGCCAGACTGCAGGTAATCGAAAAGCAGATCCTCTGGATATAAACTTTTCTCTACGATCAATAAGCTTCATTATTTCACCTTCAAATTATGGCCGCCCGACGTATCCGCAGGCTTTCTTACTTGCATAGAGAAATCAACTTCACCTAAATGTTTGCCCTTTGGACTGACGACTTCAAATCGCCCATGCTGCGTATCCAGCGCATAAAGATTTCCATCTTGCCCCCGATACACATCTCGCCCACCATTTTTTTTAGTTAGTTGGTTATCCTTGACCATACCGTGTTCTGCTGCAACTTTCGGGGCTGTTTGCTTTATGATAGCTACTCGCTCACCGGGAGGAAGACCAGCTAAACTTTTCTCGAAAGCACCGACAGCCTGCCCTGTCGCAATTTTTACGCTTGGATTAACTGCTGGAAGCTTACCAGCCTTCCCAAGCCCACCCGTAACAGCAGCCATTGCTGCACCAGCCAGTATCTCCGCTTTCTGGCTATCTAAGCCATAAATCGTCTGTAACTGCTGAGCAAAGTCAGTACTGGTTACTATTCCTGACTCATCCATCTGCTGCATCAGCAAGACCGATAAATCATTCTTCATACTCCACGGAATATCTTCACCCAGCGCTCTGTCTATTGCTTCGTGAACCAATAGGCTGTTGGCGGGGATATCACCGTATTTCTCTTTACAAGCTGCGGCATCGGAAGCACAAGTTACGATAAGATCATTACGCTGTGCCAGACTCAGATCTTCCATTTCCTTCACGATCTGTTTGCAGTCACCACGGGCATCGCAGCCTTTCGCTTTCGCCGCAAAATCATCTATCTGCTTGCTGCTCAGATAGTTATTCTCCACCGCATTCTTCCCGGCCTGGGCACCCGTCACTGTATCGGCGGCGCTCCCTCCCGTCAAGCCGCCCGCGAGGCCTGCCGCCAGCGTGCCCAGCGTGCTGACCGTCTGCTTTTGCTCTTCGGTGAGCTGGTTCCTGTCTGTCCCGGGGTACAGCTGCTGCGCAATAAATTCCCCGGTCGTTGCGCCTGCTGCTCCGGCCAAAGCGGAGTGACCGCTTGCCTGTGCCACTACCGCACCCACGACCGCATGCGCCATCAGGTTGGCTTCGACGTTGATGCCGCCGGGCACGGTCTTGTCTTCGGTCATCTTATGAATAACCTCCGCCAGATACGGTGCCGCTCCGCCCGCAATCGCCGCACCGATGTTGCCGCCCGCCAGGCCCTGTACCGCCGCCGTGGCGGCCTGGATGGCCTGCTGCACCTTGCCGCCGGTGCCGAACCCGCTTTCCGTTAAGGCCTGATGATAGAAATTCTGGTAAACCTGATTTTCTATATCCGCCTCACTGTACTGCTTCGACGGGTCCTGCTTTTTCAGTCCGGCCAGGGCTTTATCGCGGTCGTGCTGACTGGCCCCGGCAATTTTATCATTTGCCGCCCGCGTGGCTTTGATTTTGCCCTGCGTCGCCGCAATATCTGCCGCCTGCAAGGCTATTTCGCTTATCTTCTGCGCTTCCTGCAGCCGCTGCTGCTCCTTTTCTTTATTGAAAATAGGGGAGAGCGTCTGGTTGGCATGCTCCACGTCGCGGCTCAGGCCGGCAACATCCTGGCGCCGGGCGCTGGCGTCACGGATGATGATGCTGCCGTCAGATACCGCCGCTTTGGTGGTTGAGCTGTCGTGTCCGTTACCGTTGACGCCCACCATCAGGATGCCGGCCGCATTCCCGAGGAACTGCAGGCCTGTATTGCCGCCGGTGCCGAAGCTCTCGCTCAGGTGTTCGACCTGGTATCTGGCCTTGTTTTCAATATCGCCGAAGCCGAGCGAGCCGGTATCGAGGCGGTTTTTGTCCGGGGCGGCGGTGGAGCCGATAACCGCGCCGTTGAGCTGGGTATGTTCACCGGAGGTGATATCAAAGCCGCCCTTGCCGGCAAAGATGCCCGTCTGCTCCTGGACCGAGTCGTAGTTGCTGTGCATTTTATCCCGGCTCAGGCTGACAGAAGCGGTGGAAGGACTAAAGCCAACGCTGCCGCCCGCGCTGGCGTTCAGCTGTTTTGAGTCGTAGTTATCGCTGTCCTGCTCGCTGGTTAAGGTCAGGTTGCGTCCGGCATCCACGGTAACGCGGTTGCCGCTTTCCGCTCCCTTGCTTAATTAGCATCATAAGACAGGGACACGTATACCCATAACATCAAGACGTTATACCGTGGGTTATATCCGCGATCATATTAAGCACCTGCCGTCACCGTCCATTACCCTGAAGGGCCACTGGATGGCGGAGCTGGGATTTGATACCGGGCAGAAGATCGAGGTGATCACCGAGCCGGGGCAGCTGATTATCCGGCTGGCGGGGGAAGGGTAACTTACTGACTATAAAGTAAAATCCCAACCGCCAGGGTTGGGATTTAATTATTAATTCAATGTGTTAAGTAACATATCGATTAGATTAGATGCTTCCTGTCTATAATCTGATTCCCAACGATTTTGCCAGTCCCGAGGGCATCCTTCGTTTTCCCATTCAGACAAAGCAACTGCGTTAATAATTTCCAGCTCGAACCATATTTGGTGGTAGTCATCTCTGCTTTGATCATTTCTAAACAACTCATCCACTTGAACCAGATCTTCGGCATAACTGACGAACTTTGCAAAACTGGTAATGTTATTTAACGTACTTAACGCATATTCGCAAATAATGTCTTTTTTACTTGTCGCCATATTTAACCGTCACTACTCTTCCGGATTCATTTGTAACCACAGATACCTTGTTTTCAGGATCAAAATGTACTGTCGTCCCCCTCGACTAGGCGTTGATTTACCCGTTTTAATTACATTTTCAATCACGGATGGTGTTATCCCTCTATCCTGCATTCTATCCAAAGCGTGACCAGAATATTCTCTATTACTGATCGTGGCTGGTTGATTCCTTACAGGCTGGTAAGAGGGGTTTTTAGGTTGATTCATTTGATTGTATCGGCTACCCATAGGAAGGGTTGCAGATACCTCACTACTAGCCTGATTTATCAGCTTCGACGCCTCAGCCACATCGCCTTTCTTCAGCGCCGTTTCTGCCGCCCTGATGACCTTTCCTGCCGCATCACCTGCGCCAGGAACTATACCGATTGCAGCGGCAAGGTAATCCAGCGCCGACTGCGCTTCCGCAAAGCTTTTGATATCACCCACGACTGGCACGAAGTCAGCGCCCAGTGACACTGTGTCTTTCAGCGCTTCACGCCGCTCTTCGTACATCTTCACCGAGCAGGTCTGGGCGCTCATTCCGCCGCAGTTTGCCTTCTTATAGCGCTCGTTTTCGGCCTCAACGTACTCACCCGCCTTCTGCTCCGGCGTCTTGCCTTCAGACTGCGCCTGCGTAATATCACTCAGCGCATTATTCTCCACTAGAGTTGGGGGGAGGAGTTTTGTCTTTCATCCTAGATAAGATCCAAATACCTGCTCCTGTAGGGATGCCCGCCGCGATGCCTCTTTTAATTGAAAAAAGAACATCCTCCTGCCAGCCAAAAATGAAAGAGCCATTTTTCAAATAAACCAAAATTGCAGCACATAGGCATCCGGATAAAATAGCAATAGTCATAATAACGACAAAAGTTACTAGTAAAATTAGGAGGGATTTCAAACCATAAGTACGAGGTTTCATTTCTTATCCCCCTCATCTTTTAGCTTATTCTCGACTTTACTACCTGTTGCTTCACTGGCTACAGAACCGCCAATAGCTCCAGCAATACCCGCAGTTTTATCAGAGATGACCGGAAAATATTTATTCCCAATTTCCAAAGCTTTACCTCCGCCCGCACCAACCGCAGTACCAACGGCTGCCCCTGCCACAGCAGGAACTGCATCTTTCCCCTGCAACGTCGCCCCACCGTAAGCTCCGATAACGCTGACTCCTTCTGTAAACCAGAACCCTTTACCCTGCGTAACGGCCCCTGAACCCGCTGCTATCAGTGCATCGGTCATGCTTACCGGGCCATCGCCTGTAATCTGATTACTTACATTGGCCGCACCACTGATAACCCCGCCTGCCAGGATACTTCCTGCCGTTGCGCCGGAGGGCAACAGTACGGGCGCAACCACAGCGGACATTCCCGCGCCCCAAGCCGTTATCAGCCCCGTGGCTGCATTCTGTCCGGCGGGTAAAT
Proteins encoded:
- a CDS encoding SymE family type I addiction module toxin; translated protein: MGYIRDHIKHLPSPSITLKGHWMAELGFDTGQKIEVITEPGQLIIRLAGEG
- the imm45 gene encoding Imm45 family immunity protein, encoding MKLIDRREKFISRGSAFRLPAVWPYEKLVDFMVFETQDDERPYGLIISSGYKAGLCLVKFPMESISDEGNGLSTEWVINNWEKWIYPECNVEDVHIIEQYVATAIE
- a CDS encoding SymE family type I addiction module toxin; translated protein: MGYIRDHIKHLPSPSITLKGHWMAELGFDTGQKIEVITEPGQLIIRLAGEG
- a CDS encoding DUF4258 domain-containing protein, encoding MENNALSDITQAQSEGKTPEQKAGEYVEAENERYKKANCGGMSAQTCSVKMYEERREALKDTVSLGADFVPVVGDIKSFAEAQSALDYLAAAIGIVPGAGDAAGKVIRAAETALKKGDVAEASKLINQASSEVSATLPMGSRYNQMNQPKNPSYQPVRNQPATISNREYSGHALDRMQDRGITPSVIENVIKTGKSTPSRGGRQYILILKTRYLWLQMNPEE